In Candidatus Kapaibacterium sp., one genomic interval encodes:
- a CDS encoding ATP-binding protein, translating to MVEGAFDGIYILREHGYEYVNDKFCHITGYSREEVTSPDFDYNVFLTDRSKALIEERFNARKEGRPIPSIYETEIKTKLGVIKNVEVSTVQLDNEGEVVVIGIMRNITERKNMEMKLRRQLLFEQYIIQVSTKFLNTRIEDIDELIDTTLKGVGLLDEVDRSYLFLLSKDRKLCSNTNEWCREGIEAQKESFQNMPLADFPWWMEKITNNEIVHIPRIRDLRDMDGINAAEIEVLEMGGVQSVIVLPLKRNGDLIGFIGFDAVQTEKQWHDEDILLLRLLGEILVSAFNRLDIEQALRDSEELSRNTLDGLSAHIAIVNTNGEVEAVNKAWRDFAVENHAILANVSEGSNYLEVCDMTLGEERVIAIEFAFNVRKVLNGELESYEMEYPCHSPTEKRWFVARVTRFPGEKDSKVVIAHENITKRKLAEMSLKEEQDRLQLALYSANLGLYDLNVQTGEAIVNDEYAVMLGYDPDEFVESHDNWIERIHPEDLKPTIDYYNKYIAGEIGEYNVHSRQRTKSGDWMWIHSVGAIIEWDQDDKPLRMIGIHQDINDVKMLQEQIIHARDKAEESDRLKTAFLQNMSHEIRTPLNGIIGFSELLKDNELSTEERNEFTAIIQASGRRLIEIVNNVLDISKIETGQMNIRNHAFSINTIIYDSLDFFTPHAKEKSLLLKYHVGLEDDDSIFISDSVKIQQVLTNLINNSIKFTDNGSVEFGYEVLDTELLFTIKDTGIGISDEYKERVFERFIQADLTTTRTYEGSGLGLSICRGLVELMGGRIWLESELGVGTTFYFTVPFIPDRQVETPIYEVGKDAIKSSHVILIAEDDITSFMLLKTILKEHKFEILHASNGEFAVDFAQKREDISVVLMDIRMPIMDGMEAAGLIKQFRPNLPIIGQTAFAFSNEKSEILSSGCDYYISKPIDSKELLSLLVTILETNHK from the coding sequence TTGGTCGAGGGTGCCTTTGATGGTATTTATATTTTACGTGAACATGGCTATGAATATGTAAATGATAAGTTCTGCCATATTACAGGTTATTCAAGAGAAGAAGTGACTTCGCCGGATTTTGACTACAATGTATTTTTGACAGACAGAAGTAAGGCTTTAATAGAAGAAAGGTTTAACGCAAGAAAAGAAGGGCGCCCTATACCAAGTATTTACGAAACAGAAATCAAAACAAAACTCGGAGTAATTAAAAATGTCGAAGTAAGCACGGTCCAGCTTGATAATGAAGGTGAAGTTGTGGTGATTGGAATCATGAGAAACATCACCGAGCGAAAGAATATGGAAATGAAGCTCAGAAGACAACTTCTTTTCGAGCAATACATAATTCAAGTCTCAACAAAATTCCTAAACACAAGAATTGAAGATATAGATGAATTGATTGATACAACTCTCAAAGGAGTGGGCTTACTCGATGAAGTTGACCGCTCTTATTTATTCTTGTTGTCCAAAGACCGAAAGCTATGCTCCAACACAAATGAATGGTGCAGAGAGGGAATTGAAGCTCAAAAAGAATCGTTTCAGAATATGCCGCTTGCAGATTTTCCTTGGTGGATGGAAAAAATCACTAATAACGAAATTGTACATATTCCTCGAATTAGAGATTTGAGAGATATGGATGGTATCAATGCGGCTGAAATAGAAGTTCTGGAAATGGGTGGTGTCCAATCCGTGATTGTACTCCCCCTCAAACGCAATGGTGATTTGATTGGATTTATCGGATTCGATGCCGTTCAAACCGAAAAGCAATGGCATGACGAAGATATACTTTTACTGAGATTATTAGGCGAAATTCTCGTAAGTGCATTTAATAGGCTTGACATTGAGCAAGCCCTAAGAGATTCGGAGGAATTATCGCGAAATACTCTTGACGGGCTTTCAGCTCATATTGCTATTGTCAATACGAACGGTGAAGTAGAGGCTGTAAACAAAGCTTGGCGGGATTTCGCTGTTGAAAATCATGCAATATTAGCCAATGTTTCCGAAGGCTCCAATTACTTGGAAGTTTGCGATATGACTTTGGGTGAAGAAAGAGTTATAGCGATAGAGTTTGCCTTTAACGTCCGGAAAGTACTGAATGGCGAATTAGAATCCTATGAAATGGAATACCCATGTCATTCGCCAACTGAAAAAAGATGGTTTGTGGCAAGAGTTACGAGATTCCCCGGTGAAAAAGACTCCAAAGTAGTAATCGCACACGAAAATATTACTAAACGAAAGTTGGCAGAAATGTCGCTAAAAGAAGAACAAGACAGGCTCCAACTTGCACTATATTCTGCTAATTTGGGATTATATGACCTAAATGTACAAACCGGTGAAGCTATTGTAAATGACGAATATGCGGTTATGCTTGGCTATGACCCTGATGAATTTGTCGAATCTCACGATAATTGGATAGAGAGAATTCATCCCGAGGATTTAAAACCGACGATTGATTATTACAACAAATACATTGCCGGTGAGATTGGCGAGTATAATGTCCATTCTCGTCAACGCACAAAGAGTGGTGATTGGATGTGGATACATTCGGTGGGGGCAATTATTGAATGGGACCAAGATGACAAACCGCTGCGTATGATTGGGATTCATCAAGATATAAACGATGTTAAAATGCTGCAAGAGCAAATTATCCATGCTCGTGATAAAGCCGAAGAAAGCGATAGATTGAAGACTGCATTCTTACAGAATATGTCACACGAAATCCGTACGCCACTAAATGGAATAATCGGGTTCTCGGAATTGCTTAAAGACAACGAACTTTCTACTGAGGAACGCAACGAGTTCACTGCAATCATTCAAGCAAGTGGCAGAAGATTGATTGAAATTGTCAATAATGTGCTCGACATTTCAAAAATCGAAACCGGACAGATGAACATACGAAATCATGCGTTTTCGATTAATACAATCATCTATGATTCCCTCGATTTCTTTACTCCACATGCTAAAGAGAAATCCTTGTTACTAAAATATCATGTGGGATTGGAAGATGACGATAGTATATTTATTTCGGACTCGGTCAAAATTCAACAAGTTTTGACAAATTTGATTAATAATTCGATTAAATTTACTGACAATGGTTCAGTGGAATTTGGCTACGAAGTTCTTGATACTGAATTACTTTTCACCATCAAAGATACAGGTATTGGCATAAGTGATGAATACAAGGAGCGCGTTTTCGAGAGATTCATACAAGCAGATTTGACCACCACCCGTACATACGAAGGCTCGGGCTTAGGATTGTCCATCTGCAGAGGTCTCGTTGAATTGATGGGTGGCAGAATTTGGCTCGAATCTGAATTGGGTGTAGGAACTACTTTTTATTTTACAGTTCCATTTATTCCCGATAGGCAAGTTGAAACACCAATATATGAGGTCGGTAAAGATGCAATTAAATCAAGTCACGTAATATTGATTGCCGAAGATGATATCACCAGCTTTATGTTGCTCAAAACAATACTCAAAGAGCATAAATTTGAAATCCTGCACGCCTCAAATGGGGAGTTTGCTGTTGATTTTGCTCAAAAGCGGGAAGACATCAGCGTGGTACTGATGGATATCAGAATGCCGATTATGGACGGAATGGAAGCGGCGGGTTTGATTAAACAATTCCGACCGAATTTGCCGATAATTGGGCAAACTGCATTTGCTTTCAGCAACGAAAAATCCGAGATTCTGAGTTCGGGATGCGATTATTATATATCCAAACCTATTGATAGCAAAGAATTGCTTTCATTGCTTGTTACGATTTTGGAAACTAACCATAAATAG
- a CDS encoding PAS domain S-box protein, with translation MSLEPKNGFFNKRMLISLASILSLLILIGAYLFYQFEKRAAFNESSKDIKAIAEMKLSQIEMWLKERTGDAIVVVKSPFYKSRVKAFLNDTSNSELRANIITRLQPALENYHYENIFLLNKDGKIILSVENFDDEIDKITSSFASKAMENGEITFTDFYYCPTHDAVHYDIITPLTDEQNKIFAALVFRVNPNNFLYPLIKRWPTISETSETILVRREGDSVLFLNDLNHSENKNLSLKIPLSMTTLPAVKAVKGYYGLFEGIDYRNEKVLSYITPVPGTAWYMIAKIDKDEVFEDFYARTRYLTVFTIFLIFFIFTGAAFVAANYQKNYLGNIIAKEREVFRSKLEFRTTLYSIGDGVITTDDKGNVQVMNAIAEELTGWTEDEAKGKKLDEVFVIVNEDTNETVENPVEIVLREGQIVGLANHTLLISRDGREIPIADSGAPVRDLEDKISGVVLVFRDQTEERCMQKALEKNEKMLRKTENIAKVGGWEFDALTLEGSWTDETALIHDLDPADNTNVQIGLKYYTEDSRPIIENAIKEAIELGKPYDLDLEIISAKGIRKWVRTIGHPTFREGKVVRMSGSFQDITDLKMIELALRESEENLTITLNSIGDGVISTDSKGIIKGINPIGAKLTGWEIEDAIGRPFKEVFKILHAETLEPVECPVDQVFLTKAIVGLSNKTLLISKDGTERNISDSAAPIRDYDGIIRGAVVVFSDVTETYKSRREIRESEEKYRNLIELSTDAIFINQSNSIVYANPSCLKILEADSAEQIIGKSPYEIFHLDYHEIINHRIQTMLADYKPVELIEEIIISLKGKQVAVEVTAAPFELKGNKAIQVIMRDISERKKAEKKIRESEERYRLLIEQMEQGLAIHEAIFDESGKMVNYRFIDVNPGFEKLTGLKRDDIINKTVFEVLPNTEQYWIDTYGEVVKTGKPIHFEDYSAELDKYYEVRAYSPQPNRFSVIFTDVTDRKKSLLALEKSERNYREIFNSTSEAIFIYDANTGHLIDANETMVNMYGYDSVEDILKTTITDRSSGIGNYTGNVAFENVLKAKTEGPQIFEWHAKKKNGELFWVEVSLRDTDIGGEDRILAVTRDISDRKNAEIEYEKSES, from the coding sequence ATGTCGTTAGAACCGAAAAATGGTTTCTTCAACAAAAGGATGCTGATAAGTTTAGCATCAATTTTGAGCCTGTTGATATTGATAGGAGCATATTTGTTCTACCAATTTGAAAAGCGAGCTGCTTTTAATGAAAGCTCTAAAGATATCAAAGCGATTGCCGAAATGAAGCTCAGCCAAATTGAAATGTGGCTTAAAGAACGGACAGGCGACGCAATTGTTGTAGTCAAATCCCCTTTTTATAAATCTCGGGTAAAAGCTTTCTTGAATGACACTTCAAATAGTGAGTTAAGAGCAAATATAATCACTCGTTTACAACCCGCACTTGAAAATTATCATTATGAGAATATTTTTCTGTTAAATAAAGACGGGAAAATTATTTTGTCTGTTGAGAATTTTGATGACGAAATTGACAAGATTACAAGTTCATTTGCTTCAAAAGCTATGGAAAATGGCGAAATCACATTTACTGATTTTTATTATTGCCCAACTCATGATGCAGTACATTATGATATCATCACACCACTGACCGACGAGCAAAACAAAATATTTGCTGCACTTGTCTTTCGTGTAAACCCAAATAATTTCTTATATCCACTAATCAAGCGTTGGCCCACAATTAGTGAAACTTCCGAGACTATACTCGTGCGTCGTGAAGGCGATAGCGTTTTGTTTCTGAATGATTTAAACCATAGTGAAAATAAAAATCTTAGCCTTAAAATACCTTTAAGCATGACTACGCTACCGGCGGTAAAAGCAGTTAAGGGCTATTACGGTTTATTCGAGGGAATTGATTATAGAAACGAAAAGGTTCTGTCATATATAACTCCCGTTCCCGGAACGGCATGGTACATGATTGCAAAGATTGACAAAGACGAGGTTTTCGAAGATTTTTACGCCCGTACGAGATATCTCACTGTGTTTACTATATTTCTAATCTTCTTTATATTCACCGGTGCTGCATTTGTTGCGGCAAATTATCAGAAGAATTATCTGGGCAATATTATAGCTAAAGAACGAGAAGTATTCAGGTCCAAGCTCGAATTCCGTACTACATTGTATAGCATTGGCGATGGAGTCATAACAACAGATGATAAAGGCAATGTTCAGGTAATGAATGCAATTGCAGAGGAGCTTACAGGTTGGACTGAAGATGAAGCAAAAGGGAAAAAATTAGACGAAGTATTTGTAATAGTGAATGAAGATACTAATGAGACCGTTGAAAATCCTGTAGAAATTGTTCTGAGAGAAGGGCAAATTGTCGGGCTCGCTAATCATACTTTGCTGATTTCTCGTGACGGCAGAGAGATTCCAATTGCCGATAGTGGTGCTCCGGTAAGAGATTTGGAAGATAAAATATCAGGGGTTGTACTCGTTTTCCGCGACCAAACCGAAGAAAGGTGTATGCAAAAGGCTCTCGAAAAGAATGAGAAAATGCTGCGTAAAACTGAAAATATTGCCAAAGTCGGCGGTTGGGAATTTGATGCTTTAACTTTAGAAGGCTCTTGGACAGATGAAACGGCTCTGATTCACGACCTCGACCCGGCAGATAATACTAATGTGCAAATTGGACTTAAATATTATACCGAAGATTCTCGTCCAATTATAGAAAACGCGATTAAAGAGGCAATTGAATTAGGTAAACCTTACGATTTGGACCTTGAAATTATTAGTGCAAAGGGCATTAGAAAATGGGTCAGGACAATCGGTCATCCTACTTTTAGAGAAGGAAAAGTAGTAAGAATGAGCGGGTCCTTCCAAGACATTACAGACCTGAAAATGATTGAATTGGCATTGCGTGAAAGCGAGGAAAACCTTACCATTACACTGAATTCCATTGGCGATGGTGTAATTTCGACTGATAGCAAGGGTATCATCAAGGGAATCAACCCAATAGGAGCCAAATTAACCGGTTGGGAGATTGAGGATGCAATTGGCAGACCATTCAAGGAAGTCTTCAAAATATTACATGCCGAAACATTAGAGCCTGTCGAATGTCCGGTTGACCAAGTCTTTTTAACTAAAGCCATCGTGGGACTTTCAAACAAGACATTATTAATTTCAAAAGATGGCACTGAACGCAATATATCCGACAGTGCCGCTCCGATTAGGGATTATGATGGCATTATTCGTGGTGCTGTTGTAGTATTTTCCGACGTAACTGAAACTTACAAATCGCGACGTGAAATTCGCGAAAGCGAGGAAAAATATAGAAACCTAATAGAGCTTTCTACCGATGCAATTTTCATCAATCAATCCAACAGCATAGTTTATGCCAATCCATCATGCTTAAAAATATTAGAAGCAGATTCGGCAGAACAAATCATTGGCAAGTCACCTTATGAGATTTTCCATCTCGATTATCATGAGATTATAAATCATAGAATTCAGACAATGTTAGCTGATTATAAGCCGGTAGAATTGATTGAAGAAATAATCATAAGTCTCAAAGGAAAACAAGTAGCTGTCGAAGTTACTGCTGCCCCATTTGAATTGAAAGGCAACAAAGCTATTCAAGTGATAATGCGTGACATTAGCGAACGAAAAAAGGCTGAAAAGAAAATTCGCGAAAGCGAGGAACGATACCGTTTGTTAATCGAACAAATGGAACAGGGCTTGGCAATCCACGAAGCAATCTTTGACGAGAGTGGCAAAATGGTGAATTACAGATTTATTGATGTAAATCCCGGATTTGAAAAGCTGACGGGATTGAAACGTGATGACATTATTAATAAAACAGTCTTCGAAGTCTTGCCTAACACAGAACAATATTGGATTGATACTTATGGTGAAGTTGTAAAAACCGGCAAACCCATACATTTTGAAGATTATTCGGCAGAGTTAGATAAATATTACGAAGTCAGAGCTTATAGTCCTCAGCCAAATCGTTTTTCAGTAATATTTACGGATGTCACTGATAGAAAGAAATCATTGTTAGCTCTTGAAAAGAGCGAAAGAAACTACCGTGAAATATTTAATTCTACAAGCGAAGCTATTTTCATTTATGATGCCAATACCGGACATTTGATTGATGCTAACGAAACTATGGTAAATATGTACGGATATGATTCGGTAGAGGATATACTGAAAACCACAATAACCGATAGAAGTTCCGGTATTGGAAACTATACGGGTAATGTCGCTTTTGAAAATGTGCTTAAAGCAAAGACCGAAGGACCGCAGATTTTTGAATGGCACGCTAAGAAGAAAAATGGTGAGCTATTTTGGGTTGAGGTATCATTACGCGATACTGACATTGGTGGTGAGGATAGAATACTCGCCGTTACAAGAGACATTAGCGACCGCAAGAATGCCGAAATCGAATATGAGAAAAGCGAATCCTGA
- a CDS encoding T9SS type A sorting domain-containing protein: protein MKSFVLFIAFLLIFALSANAQITINRADFTFNPSVGYNSTQVWEGSLTLPTEGENQTWDYSEIELGFQYAEGILEAGTDSEFEGANYYNMSGQSPFGDFQEITFWYQLNDERYVTLGRKLGYTTSELSGVTGNSMDSIVLVGNTDVYAQPVWSLKFPMTYGLKMESDFELTVDFELTVQAYGIDKVPGYNRQEWQTEWEVAGWGTLIVPNPNGGDPISVEALLVKNTEIFDDNYYLNGQLAAEMLTDAFGLTQGRVYSYTNYRFFAKGLPRSVLGMRYSNDTETFTSSSMSTDVSSIASVSEAQTLFPIEAKVFPNPVFNQFSIQFDKTDSQTWTIEVFDNLGKNLQVVQITDEIGEITKIINLENSAVGIINFSIRNANGQIMTAGKLISG, encoded by the coding sequence ATGAAAAGTTTTGTACTATTTATTGCCTTTTTATTAATCTTTGCATTGTCTGCCAATGCTCAAATCACAATCAATCGTGCCGACTTTACGTTTAATCCAAGCGTAGGATATAATTCTACTCAGGTATGGGAAGGTAGTTTGACACTGCCGACCGAAGGCGAGAATCAAACTTGGGATTATTCAGAAATTGAATTGGGTTTCCAATATGCAGAGGGCATATTAGAAGCGGGCACTGATAGTGAATTTGAGGGTGCAAATTATTATAATATGTCCGGACAAAGTCCATTCGGTGATTTTCAAGAAATCACATTTTGGTATCAATTGAATGACGAACGTTATGTAACTTTAGGGAGAAAACTTGGTTATACGACTTCAGAATTAAGTGGCGTGACCGGTAATTCAATGGATTCTATTGTACTTGTCGGTAATACTGATGTTTATGCTCAACCTGTATGGTCATTGAAATTCCCGATGACATATGGCTTGAAAATGGAATCGGATTTTGAACTTACCGTAGATTTTGAATTAACTGTACAAGCCTATGGTATTGATAAGGTGCCCGGATATAATCGTCAAGAATGGCAAACTGAATGGGAAGTTGCAGGTTGGGGAACTTTGATAGTACCCAATCCTAACGGTGGCGACCCAATTAGTGTTGAGGCATTATTAGTAAAAAATACAGAGATTTTCGACGATAACTATTACCTAAACGGACAACTTGCTGCTGAGATGTTGACAGATGCATTCGGATTGACACAAGGACGAGTTTATAGTTACACAAATTACAGGTTTTTTGCAAAAGGTTTGCCCCGTTCAGTTTTGGGCATGAGATACAGCAATGACACCGAAACTTTTACAAGCAGTTCAATGTCCACCGATGTTTCAAGCATCGCATCAGTTTCAGAAGCTCAAACTTTATTTCCGATTGAAGCAAAAGTATTCCCAAATCCCGTGTTTAACCAATTTAGTATCCAATTCGACAAGACAGATTCGCAAACATGGACTATTGAAGTATTTGACAATTTAGGCAAAAATCTACAAGTAGTTCAAATTACAGATGAAATCGGCGAAATTACCAAAATTATTAATTTAGAAAATTCGGCTGTGGGAATAATTAATTTCTCAATCAGAAATGCTAACGGGCAAATTATGACAGCAGGCAAACTCATTAGTGGGTAA